A region of the Salvelinus alpinus chromosome 24, SLU_Salpinus.1, whole genome shotgun sequence genome:
acgaagacgaaaaaactcttgaacaaaatacaaaacaacaaacgaagtagacagacctggactacgaacttacatgtaacgaagaacgcaggaacaggtacaaactacaaacaaaccgaaacagtcccatgtggcgcaacagacacaggagacaaccacccacaacaaacaatgtgaaaacacctaccttaatatggttctcaatcagaggagatgaaaaccacctgcctctaattgagaaccatatcaggtcacccattaaccaacatagaaacacataacatagaatgcccacccacactcacgccctgactgactaacacatacaaaaacagaaaacaggtcaggaacgtgacagttgagTTGTAAACGCCGCCTTGCTGAGAAAAATCGGCTGCAAATGTAAACAATGGAAAAAATAAACTTGTATTTCCAGTGCTGTTCCGTCAAAGCACTGAATAGGTCAAATCTTAGTTGAGAGAGAAACAAatcacacatttttatttggcactTACTGAGTCGCTTTAAGCTACTTTAAAACACAATTTCAAGActaggggcctgttgcacaaaactaggataagggattaagccaggatatcttggtgatcctggctcaattgatccgtaatccggttgcactaaagatggatagggggcaggaggatatgttatggtataaattaccatggagatttattctgtggagctagcctgctccagaccaggctaaattccaggatctatttaatctcatccctaatgtcagtcagcagtcaccacaaatggaaaccaatagttatttcactgctcactatacattgttatcacatataactagacccactgttattatttaaacgtttgtgatcatgaatttcaatgattttggataaaaaatgatttttagatgatgttgctatcattagataatttacagtttcccatagactataaggctatatataaaatgatagaatattagggccacagaggggaaaaaaacacaagtcataatattgtaaccagttgttttaaaggaggacagttgttaaaatgacagatgtggggcatttcgtgaaattgtacttcagtatggtttcataaacaaagacatgctgatgtgccagaatattaagtatcacattgtcataagtatcaaaactgtaaaaacaatatgtagcttttctgcagaaagaaccagcctcataaatttatgactttatcctttttcttcagtgtggccctagtactctgtcatataaacaaatacacattccatatgaatataaaaacacaatgtgtaacattatgttcctttattgaataaggacaaaacaaagcaggtaaaccatcagctcctttcgaaactgaagtcacagtgactctacaagatggaaagcacagaatccaagcatattatacaaaatgatacatacacattcaaaggtctatatataacacaccctgcatgtctgcacactaaaataaatgcaggacaaatccatacacatcaactgaacagacaaatgaatggatgcagtagcctccctgcagccttgtattacacacagtataccgcacaaacatcataagaggccaaattcgtcaaaaaacgaacccaaaaatacccaaattcctctgccaccgcaggacatatttaaccaaaattgaaagcacacatactaactaaaataattcaacacatattggtccctcagcagccgaccactgtcgtcatcagggaagattgccggattgtcccagtccatggctggtggcactctgggggccctctccttcctcaggcaggccacattgtggaggacagcacaagccacagtaatatcacatgccctaacagggctgacccttaatttgtgaaggcagtgaaagcgtgccttcaggaggccaaaggtcatttcaactctggccctggtcctggcatgggcatggttgtaggcctgctgtgcttcctgggggtctgtgaaaggtgtcaggagaaaaggctggcagccataccccctgtctcccagcaacacaccagagaattcacctgtcaacacaaaatctcatcattactacctcataaacacagtgatattcttgacacagccatgatggttataaataggggttgtgtggcttaccttgtgataggcactgatagatttcagaggcccgaaagattctggagtcatggactgagccaggccattttgccacaacattgctgatcacacagtcagcattgcagaccatctgaaatcataagatgaggaatattacaccaatcaatgcacatcactggcaatgcagagtgttcgtcaatggacaatatcaaaaagttatgttcacctgaacattaatgctgtgaaaggatttcctattcacaaaatcggcctcatgggcacctgagggggcttttatccttatgtgtgtgcagtccactgcaccaatgacattggggaaacctgtcacacaaagtaatgagtatcctactatgtgttaacagttgtcctgtaatttgtagatcctcttacctgcaatcctatagaactcatctttgatgtcacagagtcttctgtggccagggaaggagatgaagacatctgctaatgctttgatagccagacacacactccttattgtgcggcaaattgtggccttgttcagctgttctgcatcccccactgagtacaggaaggctccactagcaaaaaagcgcaaggccacacaaaccatttgctccacactcagtgcatggctccgtgcagtgcggtgcttaatcctgggacccagtagtctgcatagatacctgatgccatctgcagaaaacctgtatctttcatatagatggtcatcagggaaggccagtgggtccaaccggtccctgaagaccctttctcgcctgaaggctctcctcagcacaagtgcttcttcatccaccacatctcgcacgaatgggcatgccattgtcagagcagaaaggaacacacaattttggcccttcatataggctagtggccacacctggtgctgggggggtgggcaaaagagggcgatgccttataacgatgacttggttgtactgattgctgggaaaaaaaaaaaaacttagaaagctgccaccgtcctgtgtgctcacaataagagctcatatgtcatggctcacttgactttacgagaatatacctaatttttattttgagctgtgtcatcttcttggagctgggggaggaaagaaaaataatgattaatacatttgtgttacagttagcatacagtgtacattgaaggcatatctcacctccctctcaagtttttttatttcaaggtccagtttcctaattgtcctcttttttatttcggactccagtgcaagattttccatctttttcttcttgtactgaatgtctatgtctgccagttctatttggcgccggaggtggttgccatacaactttctgatagcttgtgagctctgtgaacacaatacaattagcgcagctggaatttggcaggatgtggtgtccttttattaatacgcactatgttgccaggctggttttcccactgtatagcatctgggtcctgtaaaagaaattagattttttgattttgatgaggactcctcaccattgtagagtaaatagtactttcacagtcttaacatgatacctcatgccttctggaatccagagagatggtctcctcctcatcatcgtctccatcatgtgctgttgctgctgcactggggccttcaccctatcacatttaatcggattcatattgaagctagtagacaagacatgccaggcctacagtatgcctttgatggagtactcactggatcagcatcgtctggtgcttgtgctggtggctctaacaggaacacagtgctgccagacactgcaaggcaataggtaaaccaaagtcagacagtccaaattgattcaatatgaatgtggttgtatcccatgtagagatggaaggacataccttgaatgaagcgggtggcatcttgggaggaacctatgctcgtctctttccccccagggatcccctctaagacgggcctgcctttatttagctccaaggccatgtcctctgctggggtaaggtcagcctttggtgacccaccacccgtgccttgtctgtgggtattctttttcactgctaaaacagtacagacaatgtgtgagcaggcaccttctgggtacaatatatgcttgtgctttgttaaatattagtcagggaccataccattctgcagaatgttcttgtatttgattttgacctgctgccatgtccgttttggcccgttcatgtttaatctacacacacacacacacacacacacacacacacacacatttaatggagtcacactgcaaaaaattacttggtatttttgtcttgttttcagtaaaaatatcaaaaaatttatcatagctttatacagtgtgatggagttactttacacaatttcactcatatctgcagtgcatttcaattaaaaatttaaccgtttcataattacagtacaactgcatttttggagatgtgaattaaatatttgaattgtaattgtgatgtttcagcggagcggtgagtgtgtaattgtgcactacttacgcattcaggcggtctgcaatactttgccacgctttttctctttgctttatcactgtggcggtgttgcctttcttcttaattatatcttttacctcctcgtatgcctccatgaggatttgtgcttccgacggggaaaagtacgcggctctagttgccatggtaaatcagttaatctgtgatctgtggcggggtctatttgagtgagccgtgagcgcgcacctatccaggattggtttcacctggcttaatgaatccgtgtctgctcatcctggcttggtctttgtgcaaccaattaagcctggacgcacatgttttggcttcattgagctcagctgagtcatttatcccggatgtcttaattctacttttgtgcaacaggccccagttcCCACTTGACATATCCAAAGCATGTTTCTACTAAGTGTCCATATTTTACACAGGTCAGGGGGTTGTTCCATATGGATGAGTGGAATATTTTAAAAGGCCATTTAAATAAGCTTAACTCCACAGTAAAAGTGTCTGATGCTCTTAAGTTATAAATACAAGTGTATAGTTGCTTAGTGAAAAGGTTTCAGGATGTAACCTATTTGTGGCCTTGTTCGCTTAATGCAGTTATGGTTCATCTCAGGTGATTTATTGCATGAAATGACATTTTTAAAGGACTATTTGAGTCCGTAAGTCCACAGCCAAATCCTTTTGCATTCACACTGTACTTAGTGATAATACCATGCAAAGGGGAAGAGTGTAGGTCAAAGCCTTGGGCTGCAGTGCTTAGTTGACTTTGCACAGTGGTATGGTTTTTTGAACCAGTAATTAGTAGAATTTCTTAACATGTCTTATGCTTGGAAAGAGGATTAAGCTACTTTAAAAACACCATTCTGGGACAAGTTCCAAGTTGACATATTCAAAGCACATGTCTCTACTACTAAGTATTTATATTTCAGAGGTCAGGGGTCGTTCCATAAGGatgaatggaacatttagaaaTGTCTTTCGCCGTATCAATCACCTTTAATTTTCCTCAGTAAAAAGTTATCATGCAGTTATAAATTATAGATTCAAGTGTGTAGTTAAGTGAAAATGTTTTGGAATGTTACCTATTGTTAATTTTGCAGCGTTGTCTGCTTGGTGCAGTCAGGGCTAGTTATAGTAAGGTTTTTGATGGGTTTTAAAAGGGCCTATTTGTATGTAAATCTTACCATCTGAAgaaaaagtaaatacaatatcagtcaaaagttcaggcacctactcattcaagggtttctttattttgactattttctacattgtagaatagtgaacaCAAactatgtaataaaaaaaaagtgttaaaacaaatctaaatatttcatatttgagatttctcaaagtagccaccctttgccttaatttaacaaggcacaactgttgaaatgcattccacgtgactacctcatgaagttggctgagagaatgccgcgtgtgcaaagctgtcaaggcaacgggtggctactttgagagACTGAGTCAAGACCAAGAACGTAGGTAGACAAGGGGTCGAGACCAGAAAAATGCGAGTCCAAATCAAGACCATGATTGTTAATTTGTCAAATCAGTTCAAAATGTCCAGTTTTTTTATGTTCATTcactacatcaccaaaagtatgtagacacctgctcgtcgaacatctcattccataaTCTCATTCCTTGCAAACTCAACGTACGGTGAGAGGGAGTTTTGTGGTTACTGAAGCGTTGCCTATAAGCTTCAGGCACCAACTCATAAGCCCAACACGGTTGTTTTAACTATATACTGTAAACCGTCTTCCAGGAAGAGAGCAGCTACTACCACACACTTTACGTCGTAACGGACGGCCAAACCTCGAGTGGCCAATGCAGCGCAGCGGCCACAAGTTCAAACGCAGAGAAATGGGAATCAACTTCCGACTCCCGGAATGGAGGGACTAAAGCAATATTTTTTACTCACATCGAAGTGGGCTTGATGACGGGCAGGTTGTGGAATCGCACTGGCGCCAGCGTCTAGCTCCAGTTGTGCCATTTCCAAACAGGCCAGCCTCACCTTTAGCCTAGCGGTCCCATCTGAACGACCTGAAGCAGAAAATATGCTCGAATCGGGGAAATGTAAAGGGGGTACAAGCAACCCCTTCTTCTACCCCCCTgaagcctccctctcctccttcaacAAGAAAATGTGTTCTCACCAAACCCTCCCTGACTAGCACCAACAGCTCAGCCTTTAGGGCTTTCTCAGGGATAAAGAGTCCATAATGGTCAGCTATAGCACAAAGGCCTACTTTACACAACCCTTCCAACGGATCAACAGAGGGCGCGTCAATAAACTGGGAGACTGCCGAGGCAGCCATTTTGTACACAGCAGCCTACTTAACACATGCAAACTAAACAAGTCACCCAAACTCACAACCACACCTCTACACCCATTATGTTACATACGCCTCTTGGAGGGGGGGGATCAcaacaccctgctacactcaAGTCCccatggagtgaaagaggtatgggattgcAGGTGCAGGTAAGGATGACAGGCAGAGAATTTTACCATTAACAGGGAATTTAATCCTTCACACGGTAATTTGGGGAAagggggctggacggaaccaaagcaaagaaagtaaaagttaAAGCCCCCTCTACCTtactagcaccacctggtgcctaaccaaaatacaggggatgGTCCGCTCAGGTCTTACCTGGGGTGCATAGACAGAGTACATACTgcaggtatatgtatgcccgcaggcctcttgcctaagcactctcAAGgtgccttcccccctgggaacaaaaacaGAGTAATAATAACGTAACAtgaacaatttcaataatcaaaacacaGTCCTTGTGACAAAGACATAACTCAGCAGGACCATTTACAAAATACTACAAAAACTGTCTGCACAACAACCAGCACAGGAACTCACAGccgctctctctgagcaacaaccAATACAGGACATACCAATAAGCTCCCCCTCTGAgcaaaggaacactggcttttatacaGCTGGAGAAGGAGTATGTCATTGCAGACAGCTGTATCCCTTGACGAGAGGGTGGGGTCAGCTCTTATCTGCAATGGGGCCGACCAACCAGCTGCTTGGGggaatccaggaagccatttcctgaaatacacacacatacatacaaacccacaacaacacagaaactgtgGAACGTAACACATGgggattaatatggagttggtccaccctttgctgcaataacagcctccactcttctgggctggctttctactagatgttggaacgttgctgcagggacttgcttccattcagccacgagcataagtgaggtcgggcactaatgttgggcgattagacctgcTTCGCATTTggccgttccaattcatcccgatggggttgaggtcaggactctgtgccggccagtcaagttcttccacaccgatcttgacaaaacatttctgtatggacatttctctttgtgcatgggggcattgtcatactgaaacaggaaagggccttccccgaactgttgccacaaagttggaagcacagaatcgtctagaatgtcttcGTATACTGtagggttaagatttcccttcacttgaactaaggggcctagcccgaactatgataaacagccccagaccattattcctcatccaccaaactttacagttggcatcatgcattggggaaggtagcatgttcctggcatcctccaaacccagatttgtctgtcacaGACTGcgagatggtgaagtgtgattcatccagtggttccactgctccagagtccaatggcagcgagcatTGCGcagggtgatcttaggcttgtgtgcggctgcttggccatggaaacccattttatgaagcttccgattaacagttattgtgctgacgttgcttccggaggcagtttggaactcggtagtgagtgttgcaaacaaggacagatttttacacgctacgcgcttcagcactcggcggtcccgttctgtaagcttgtgtggcctaccacttagcggctgagccgttgttgctcctagatgtttccacttcacaataacagcacttacagttgatcgggCAGCTCCAccagggtagaaatttgacaatctgacttgttggaaaggtggcatcctatgacgtaaggccattctactgccaatgtttgtctatggagattgagcacacagcaatgcaattttatacacttgtcagcaacgggtgtggctaaaagagcagaatctactaatttgaaggggtgttcacatacttttgtatatacagtgctttcggaaagtattcagacaccttgactttttccacatttttcacTTGATTTGGCCTCTGGGCTTGCCGGGTAAAAtcgttcaaaatgggaacactccCTTCCCGGCACTAGAGCTGCTGATTCAAGTGCACCTGCCATCAACAGTGCGAAacgaatacaaaaaaaaaaatgtaacgcaAGCCTTTATCTTTGgtgtttttacagaaatgtttggtgatcgattTGGAATGGCTTggagatcgaccggttggtgaccactgccttAGACCCTTAACAGACATATTTTAACAGTTACTGTTAGAATTCTGTGACATTAAAATGAGTTCCTGTGTAATTACTTTAAGAGCATATTTTATTAGCATGTTACATAGTACTTGGGTAATTTCATTTTAATTGCATAGCAATGAGTTGGGAGTTAACTATTGCACATAAGGAATAGTGACTTCCTTATTCCACTTGTGTAATAACTCCATAATTAAGCAATTCTAAAGTCCAATGTAACAATGTTGCTGTTGTAGAAAACAAAGTTGCTACATATAAGAACTTGATACGTTTTACTGTATTACCTTATGTCTCACTCATTAGGGTGTATTTCTTAGTCACTTTGAAAATGAGTCCATGTCCCTCACAAACTGTTGCCTGGCTCTAGCTTTCAGCGGCAATCAGCATTTGAAACAATAAGCCCTCTTCCCCGCCCCTGTTTTggtaaaagctgagggatgggtctGGAGAAATGAAGAATATACTGGCACCTCTTATAGAATGTGCACTTAAAAACGTTGCCCAAATgtaaacagtaccggcacccaaaatTTAGTAcgacacctatttcagtccacttCAAGCATAGGTTATTGTGTTAATGTAAGTctaagaaatgtgtgtgtttgcttgcagTAACTCAGACGTTGAGTCCGGGCCTGGGTCAGGCTCCGGTTCGGGCTCAGGTTCCAGttccagcagcagcagtagtaacaattCAGGCAGTAGCTCAGGAAGCAGCTCAGATTCTGGCAGCCAGTCTGAATCCGACTCTGGGAAATCCAAGGAGAAGAACAAACCGGAAAGCAAAGCCAAGATCGACGGGGCCAAGGTGGGAACATCGACATTCAACTGAAACCCCTAGCGTACATGAAATGTGATTTTGAGATGTATTCACTGCGGTTTGCACAACGTGATACAGCCAAGCTGAAGTGAGAGAGTAAAGATTGGACATTTAAGCATCTTAGAGTTGGAGTGCTGATCGATTATCAGGTCTTTCCTGGCCATGTAATCTTACTCATTGGGATCTAAAATATAAACTGTATCCTAaatcagtactcctactctgagacgattGATACATATGCCCTTAATCAGAAATACAAAATGGGGCTGTTGACCAAGAACTGTGTACTGTCCACAGGTGAACTGTACTTTTACTTATGGATAACTCTGCCCTATCTTCATTCTAGTTTTGGAAGTCCAACCCCAGCATCCTAGCAGTGCAAAGGTCAGCTATGCTCAGGAAACAGCAACTCTAGCTGCAGCAACAACAGAGCTCTTCTAACAGTGGATCGGTGGGTGGTGTTATCAATCATTTTACTTACTTGCCAGTCGCACACAGGACCAGGTGAGAACTACTGTCCCGAATGAGAAAATGACTGGCCCGGGCCAAGATCACATGAAAGCAAGTTGTGCACGCAGAATTTCAATCATGGTTGATTTCATGTTTAATTTGTTATCTGGGCAAGGACCTTATAGCCTGTAGCCAACCCTACGATCTGATATTTAAACTGATTGTTTGAAAAATTAAACCATCCCCCTCTcaaagtctgctgctggaaaaacatatgtgttttggctttacaccccctgctatattgtggataaaaagttacctgtctaacagaacacagagggtgttctttaatggaagcctccaacttaatccaggtagaatcaggaattgcTCAGggtagctgtctaggccccttacttttttctaTCTTTACTAACACCATGCCACTTGCTTTGAGGAatgcaggtctctccagagatgttagatcgggttcaagtccaggctctggctgggccactcaaggacattcagagacttgtcccgaagccactcctgcgttgtcttggctgtgtacttagggttgttgtcctgttggaaggtgaaccttcaccccagtctgaggtcctgagcgctctggagcaggttttcatcaaggatctctctgtactttgctctgttcatctttccctcgatcctgactagtctcccagtccctgccgttgaaaaacatccccacagcatgatgctgccaccaccatgcttcaccgtatggatggtgccaggtttcctccagacgttacgcttggcattcaggccaaagagttcaatcttggtttcatcagaccagagaatcttgtttctcatgatctgagagtcctttaggtgacttttggcaaacatCAAGCGGGCGGTCATGtgcttttactaaggagtggcttccctctggccactctaccataaaggcctgattggtgaagagcagcagagatggttgtccttctggaaggttctcccatctccacagaggaactctggagctctgtcagattgaacatcgggttcttggttacctccctgacaaaggcccttctcccccgattgctcagtttggccgggcagccagctctaggaagagtcttctaGGAagaggttccaaacttcttccatttaggttGGGGAAAACGaaacatggcggtgtttgccttagcaatctcactggaataaagacctccttcattcctgtcattattgaaagagattgtgttctcacatctcaaaatagggatACTTAATATTAGATCcttcacttccaaggcagttatagtcaatgaactaatcactgatcataatcttgatgtgattggcctgactgaaacatggcttaagcctgatgaatttactgtgttaaatgaggcctcacctcctgaaTAAACTAGCGACCATATCCCCCGCACATCCCGCAAAGGTGGAGGTATTGCTTacatttatgatagcaaatttcaatttacaaaaaacccCAACTATGTTTCAGATTTTGAGCTTCtcgtcatgaaatctatgcagcgtactcaatcactttttatagctactgtttacaggcatcctgggccatatacagcgttcctcactgagttcaaTGAATTACTATCGGActtggcagataatattcacatttttggtgactttaatattcacaagGAAAAGTCCACAGagccactccaaaaggcttttggagccatcatcgactcagtgggttttgtccaacatgtctccagacctactcactgccacagtgaGTAACCAtttatttcaatagaatgttcatgatgtcactgcgacaactgtcgatagacgtagctggtaaattcgctctggctatctgctccaatttcagagcactctcgtctgagtttTCTGAGAGCGCAGAATAGCTGAAGAATTTACTAACGATGTCAGTTAACATTGGCAAAAAAAGctgaattaaattgttgccaggagcacagttgcagtcaccaatgctctggataacatgaaaacagcctaaccagctctgctagggtgagtaaaatggtcagactGAGCTgttgtctcatttgtgtctggaagtagctagcaagctagccaacgttaaccagttagcttgggtgcttgactgctgttgttaggtcagaacgctTGGATCAACCCTTGGATCAACTCAGCTTGTACTTTTTGGGGTGGTATACACCGTGGTGTGGAATATACAAAACCTTCTTGCTGCTGTCATTCTGAGAGTCTCTTGGCACCTTCACTGCAAAGCCTTTGTCCAGGATGTCTGTCATGGACTTGGTGTAGTCCTCACAGAACTGAGGATTCTTGCTGAGTTTCTTTTTAAGGTTGTACTGCCACACAGCGGTTGTTAAGAAATTCTGCATCCTCATTCCTGGCTGACTGAGAGACACGCTTCATGAAGAGATGGTCTTCTCTTGACATTTCAAACTGCTCATGGTGGCACTCTGGGAAGTCATGCTTAATAACCTGTTGCTGAAGCAGCTCTTCCAGCAAAGATTCTGTGTGCCATTACCAGAGACTGCCCATAGGTGCCCTTTTTCAGAGGCTCATTCACAATCCAGCGCAGTGGTTTTCACAGCGTATAGAACCTCTCCGTAGCTGTACTGGCCAAATCTATAAAGACGTGTTTCCACTGTTCTGTTACTTTTTTTCATGTTCACACTCGCAGGCATGATTTACTTGAATGCAATCAGGATCCCCGGCCCAAGTGTGGCAGCCAGCATCTCaacccaatttttttttaaatgcacggGCAACACTCTGCTCTCTGTTTTCGTTGCTTTTGCAGCTGCTTACCTCTTTGTGGGTGATGTGCAACATGGTAGGATGTTTACATGAACACACTTTACAGGGTAATCTTTGCATCCTTTGCTCATGTGTCCAGgggtcagaggacaaacacacacCCGTGTTCTTCAAAAATACCTACTTCTGTTGATGTGACTTCTTGTTCAGTTCTGTGCACGTGCCTAGACTGTGTTCTCTTTGACAGAATGGACACTGCCTGAGTGCCGCACCAGAGGAATTTCCCAACCCCGGTTCTTCTGTTTTCACATCTGGTGTGACGCTGGTGGCAAAACCAAAACCACTTTCAGAACACTTGGCCTACTCACAGGTCCTGAACCTCCCCTCACTGTTGTGGTGGGGGTTTCCGTTAGGTTTACAAACACAGGATGCCATGCTATCCTGGCTTTGCGAC
Encoded here:
- the LOC139552015 gene encoding putative nuclease HARBI1 — protein: MSSSPSLATEDSVTSKMSSIGLQMVCNADCVISNVVAKWPGSVHDSRIFRASEIYQCLSQGEFSGVLLGDRGYGCQPFLLTPFTDPQEAQQAYNHAHARTRARVEMTFGLLKARFHCLHKLRVSPVRACDITVACAVLHNVACLRKERAPRVPPAMDWDNPAIFPDDDSGRLLRDQYVLNYFS